A stretch of DNA from Micromonospora sp. WMMD1155:
CTCGTACTCGACACCGAGCGCGTCCAGGACCGGCCGCAGCCGGGCGACCAGAGCCGGGATGACGGCGGTCTCGTTGAACATCGGGATGACCACCGAGAGGGTGATCGTCTGTGGAACGACAGACTCCATGGAGATACGGCCCCGTTCCGCACGCAGGAGTGATCGATTCCGCGCCGAGGGCGCGGCAAGGATCACCATTGCGCGGTGAACTCTCCGCCAGCGGGCCGACTACTGAACGGACCGTTAACGTCTGGTGCCAGGTGGTTCGGTAACCGACGATCCGCTCAACGCTCCAGGATCGCGGTCACGCCCTGACCGCCGGCCGCGCAGATGGAGATCAGCCCGCGTCCGCTGCCCTTCTCGGCCAGCAGCTTGGCCAGGGTCGCCACGATCCGCCCGCCGGTGGCGGCGAACGGGTGGCCGGCGGCCAGCGAGGAGCCGTTCACGTTGAGCCGATCGGTGTCGACAGTGCCCAGTGGGGCGTCCAGGCCGAGCCGGTCCGTGCAGAACTCCGGCGACTCCCAGGCCGCGAGGGTGGCCAGCACCTGCGAGGCGAACGCCTCGTGGATCTCGTAGTAGTCGAAGTCCTGCAACGTCAGCCCGGCCCGGGCCAGCATCCGGGGCACCGCGTACACGGGGGCCATCAGCAGCCCTTCGTCGCCGTGCACGAAGTCCACCGCCGCCGTCTCCGACCAGCTGAACCAGGCCAGCACCGGCAGGTTGTGCGCGGCGGCCCACTCCTCGCTGGCGAGCAGCACGGTGGACGCGCCGTCGGTGAGCGGTGACGAGTTGCCGGCGGTCATGGTGGCCTGCTCGGCGTCCGGGCCACGGGTGCCGAAGACCGGCTTGAGCGAGCCGAGCTTCTCCACGCTGGTGTCGGGGCGCAGGTTCTGGTCGCGGGTCAGTCCCAGGTACGGCGTCATCAGGTCGTCGAAGAAGCCCCTGTCGTACGCGGCGGCGAGCCGCTGGTGCGAGCGCAGTGCCAACTCGTCCTGGGATCGCCTGTCGATCTGCCAGCGCAGCGCGGTGCGGGCGGCGTGGTCACCCATGGACAGGCCGGTACGCGGTTCGGCGTTGCGCGGGACGTCCGGCTTGAACGGCTGGAGCGGGCGCAGCTTCGCGGCGATCTTCAACCGCTCGCCGAGGGTGCGGGCGCTGTTGAGCTTGAGCAGCGTGCGACGCATCTCCTCGTTGACCGCGAGCGGCGC
This window harbors:
- a CDS encoding acetyl-CoA C-acetyltransferase gives rise to the protein MQSIRRVAVIGGNRIPFARSNSRYADASNADLLGAALDGLIARYGLAGQRVGEVVTGAVLKHSRDFNLTREVVLGSRLDPHTPAYDIQQACGTGLEAAILVANKIALGQLDVGIAGGVDTTSDAPLAVNEEMRRTLLKLNSARTLGERLKIAAKLRPLQPFKPDVPRNAEPRTGLSMGDHAARTALRWQIDRRSQDELALRSHQRLAAAYDRGFFDDLMTPYLGLTRDQNLRPDTSVEKLGSLKPVFGTRGPDAEQATMTAGNSSPLTDGASTVLLASEEWAAAHNLPVLAWFSWSETAAVDFVHGDEGLLMAPVYAVPRMLARAGLTLQDFDYYEIHEAFASQVLATLAAWESPEFCTDRLGLDAPLGTVDTDRLNVNGSSLAAGHPFAATGGRIVATLAKLLAEKGSGRGLISICAAGGQGVTAILER